In the Danaus plexippus chromosome 4, MEX_DaPlex, whole genome shotgun sequence genome, one interval contains:
- the LOC116768379 gene encoding kinesin-like protein costa, whose amino-acid sequence MDIPVQIAIRLKPPSIADSLQCIFSNPVTQIVITESGQTFHVNRALPVDCTQAHLFNSFMIPQINCFLDGCDTSVVVFGQPKSGKTYTLFGPGFEVIHSECDQGIVPRFLSEIFHRLGQMPEREYILHITWMQVVNNNIFDVLGAGLVRCTNVEEAFQYLQLGWRQKCLGNNHTVFTVSMEQKWVGTNGVLNHRMSTASFCDLAAYPEPGLYALENIIKELIAGNPPKQINYDSCILTAMLRDSFGGRAFTWVIGCISTEPDEYQDTLKILNLCLCCRGIKNFVTVNLFADNNTPVYADKNPVQADNAFNLQFATAQWIKLVSNAEGLFNRILQSKSISETDMNQVSEWLFLKAECDECLNNDMVTDNKETNMKQGLPRIAEDTEPSEPSESDDESDSEDSNSETVFQDKLEKLMEYFREKNDQLYADRCEEYLNHIDSDDITISETSGSLSLPVMTSQSNSGRRRTIQPGESISGAQLELLRKVAAKAISPESQKILIESHKKDIDPEPKLIERELLKMIDSPKTSEICKKYKNSKEKYTQKQILARKLSKEISSSQTQLKELINICISKQRLIDDLSKAVSYNSGNKPYVDKLESGLVDLDTIKEIKRHENNLKTYKKQIDQIKRQIKKDEKRKNTLDVELMKDKLKLDELSESSVDVKDKKSHSIKHFTNRITQLDSILKEKTNDLANLELSKDKELLLRKEIKNLRKTRECLHEQRCSLGHKRKIYKSLSDSEERKLLECEEAIEAIDTAIEYKNNLICGKSPSASLSDSQDNKDSRSRGEQMLMARLDKLSHDEMKTLLYRYFQKVVDLRGACAALEAGAAAASEEAAVWRSRAAAAWRHAHRYKPVQHTRFFDGCNADRALSFGLTTDSETSDDALRLVDRVRQLARNPPAPPVIPSQNLRQLMPATNLPIAKVTKEKNKLVIIQQNKKK is encoded by the exons ATGGATATTCCTGTTCAAATAGCTATTCGGCTAAAGCCTCCCAGTATTGCGGACTCTcttcaatgtatttttagtAATCCTGTAACTCAGATTGTAATCACAGAGAGTGGCCAGACTTTTCATGTAAATAGAGCATTGCCAGTAGACTGCACGCAGGCCCACCTTTTCAACTCATTTATGATACCCCAGATAAATTGTTTCTTAGATGGATGTGACACATCTGTAGTTGTATTTGGTCAACCTAAATCTGgaaaaacatatacattatttgGACCTG GTTTTGAAGTCATTCACAGTGAATGTGACCAAGGCATTGTCCCAAGATTTTTGTCAGAAATATTCCATAGACTTGGTCAGATGCCCGAGAGAGAGTACATTTTGCACATTACTTGGATGCAAGTCgtcaataataacatttttgatgTGTTGGGAGCTGGTTTAGTAAGATGTACAAATGTTGAAGAAGCCTTCCAATATTTGCAATTGGGATGGCGTCAAAAGTGTCTTGGAAACAATCATACAGTGTTCACCGTCAGTATGGAGCAAAAATGGGTGGGAACAAATGGGGTTCTTAACCACAGAATGTCTACTGCCAGTTTCTGTGACTTAGCAGCATACCCAGAGCCTGGGCTATATGCATTGGAGAATATAATCAAGGAATTGATAGCTGGCAATCCTCCAAAGCAAATTAATTACGATAGCTGTATATTAACTGCCATGTTAAGGGACTCATTTGGTGGGAGAGCTTTCACTTGGGTTATAGGTTGTATTAGCACCGAGCCTGATGAATATCAAGACACACTCAAGATTTTAAACCTATGCCTATGCTGTCGAGgcattaaaaactttgttacTGTTAACTTGTTCGCTGACAATAATACTCCTGTATATGCAGATAAAAATCCGGTCCAAGCGGACAatgcatttaatttacaatttgcTACAGCTCAATGGATAAAACTAGTGTCTAATGCTGAAGGATTATTCAATAGAATATTACAATCGAAATCAATATCGGAAACAGATATGAATCAAGTTAGCGAATGGCTATTCTTGAAGGCTGAATGTGATGAGTGTTTGAATAATGATATGGTGACAGACAATAAAGAGACAAATATGAAACAGGGTTTACCAAGGATAGCTGAAGACACTGAACCTAGTGAGCCAAGTGAGTCAGATGATGAATCGGATTCCGAAGACAGCAATTCAGAAACCGTGTTCCAGGACAAACTTGAAAAattaatggaatattttagGGAAAAAAATGATCAGCTATATGCTGATAGATGTGAGGAGTATTTGAATCATATTGATTCTGATGATATAACCATATCGGAGACGAGTGGTTCCTTGTCACTTCCGGTTATGACATCACAGTCTAACTCAGGAAGACGAAGGACCATTCAACCAGGGGAGAGCATTTCAGGGGCACAATTGGAATTGTTAAGGAAAGTGGCAGCTAAAGCCATATCACCAGAATctcagaaaattttaattgaatctcACAAAAAAGATATTGATCCCGAGCCTAAGTTAATAGAAAGGGAATTGCTCAAAATGATCGACTCCCCAAAGACTAgcgaaatatgtaaaaaatataaaaactcaaaAGAGAAGTATACGCAGAAACAAATACTGGCAAGAAAGTTATCGAAAGAAATAAGCAGCAGTCAGACACAGttgaaagaattaataaacatttgtatatcAAAGCAGAGGTTGATAGATGATCTATCGAAAGCCGTATCTTATAACAGTGGTAACAAACCATACGTGGATAAACTGGAGTCAGGACTCGTCGATCTAGATACCATAAAGGAAATAAAGAGACATgagaacaatttaaaaacatacaagaAACAGATAGACCAGATCAAGAGGCAAATTAAGAAGGACGAGAAGCGTAAAAACACTTTGGACGTCGAATTAATGAAGGACAAGTTGAAATTAGACGAACTCTCAGAATCTTCAGTCGACGTGAAAGATAAAAAATCGCATTCGATCAAACATTTCACCAACAGAATTACTCAACTGGATAGTATCTTAAAAGAAAAGACTAATGACCTGGCTAACTTGGAACTATCAAAAGATAAGGAACTCCTTCTAAGGAAGGAGATAAAGAATTTACGTAAAACAAGAGAATGCTTACACGAACAGCGCTGCAGTTTGGgccataaaagaaaaatatataaatcattgtcAGATTCCGAG gaacGGAAGTTACTAGAATGTGAAGAGGCTATAGAAGCGATAGACACGGCTATAGAGTATAAAAACAATCTGATATGTGGGAAATCACCTTCGGCCTCTCTGTCAGATTCACAAGACAATAAGGACTCAAGGAGCAGAGGGGAGCAAATGCTAATGGCTAGACTGGATAAGTTATCACATGATGAAATGAAAACATTgctatatagatattttcaaaag GTGGTGGACCTCCGAGGTGCTTGTGCTGCTTTAGAGGCAGGTGCAGCAGCTGCCTCTGAAGAGGCCGCAGTGTGGCGTAGCCGAGCCGCAGCCGCCTGGAGACACGCACACAGATATAAACCTGTTCAACACACgcg tttCTTTGATGGTTGTAACGCTGACCGAGCTCTTTCCTTTGGCCTGACCACCGATTCAGAGACCTCTGATGACGCCCTCAGACTTGTAGATCGGGTTAGACAACTGGCCAGGAATCCACCG GCCCCTCCAGTAATTCCAAGTCAGAATCTGAGACAATTAATGCCAGCAACGAACCTCCCCATAGCAAAAGTAACAAAGGAAAAGAACAAACTTGTGATAATACAACAGAACAAGAAGAAATGA
- the LOC116768380 gene encoding T-cell activation inhibitor, mitochondrial isoform X2, whose product MYSKIKIRCGRLIGIISRNLSSAEISTALRPFYFSVHPDLFGKYPEQRKTNEHSLQQLSALLEAQQSNRNMTMSTLPFYLRQKDMPEGNFKLVNINLNSKNVRETVVKILNACDISTNYVDKIPRSAPKSINRDIDFTKAYKEYDTEFEKTVRMKRKVEEKKAITNIIDWISDNSLHGREKYELTSATREQVKSLINELCNIYGIKEVKYDSGWNISHIRGALQSLVSMASQHSKHMKNLKGRTIALGQFTGVSLDGDVFLNIIDVRNEWLSLIKKVSQEDGALTEIPNYEKALSSILRDIHICRRKFMPKVSAAQYCSHLRQLITSIGDFYGSGKKFPESVPESLSKYEIVVEPEAGPLMVSPTGQFITPSSCPADELITFITHHLDEATLLLTEYSINKHVEKKLCKEVKERFGLIDLNKDDSITPGLMIMCCQRLLTRIDKLDTKLKGNILYVTHYYSVLSEGVLCIPWNFK is encoded by the exons atgtatagcaAAATCAAAATACG atGTGGTCGTCTTATAGGAATTATAAGTAGAAATTTAAGTTCTGCTGAAATATCTACTGCTCTAAGACCCTTCTACTTTAGTGTTCACCCTGATCTTTTTGGGAAGTACCCAGAACAAAGA aaaACAAATGAACATTCTCTCCAACAACTGAGTGCTTTGTTGGAAGCACAGCAATCTAATCGTAATATGACAATGTCAACACtaccattttatttacgtCAAAAGGATATGCCAGAAG GTAACTTCAAATTAGTTAACATTAATcttaatagtaaaaatgtGAGAGAAACCGTAGTGAAGATCTTAAATGCTTGTGATATATCAACTAACTATGTAGACAAAATACCAAGGAGCGCACCCAAATCTATCAACAG gGATATAGATTTCACAAAGGCTTATAAAGAATATGATACGGAATTTGAAAAAACTGTACGAATGAAAAGAAAAGTGGAGGAAAAGAAAGCTATAACTAACATaat TGACTGGATATCTGATAATAGTCTACATGGCAGAGAAAAGTATGAACTGACGAGTGCAACACGCGAGCAAGTGAAGTCTCTTATAAATGAGCTCTGCAATATTTATGGTATAAAAGAA GTAAAGTATGACAGTGGTTGGAATATCAGTCACATTAGAGGTGCCTTGCAGAGTCTAGTGTCTATGGCCTCACAGCATTCAAAGCACATGAAGAATTTGAAAG GTAGAACTATTGCATTGGGACAATTCACGGGTGTCAGTTTAGACGGTGacgtttttcttaatataattgatgttAGAAACGAATGGCTCTCG CTTATCAAAAAAGTCAGTCAAGAAGATGGTGCCTTAACTGAAATTCCCAATTATGAGAAAGCCCTGTCTAGTATTTTAAGAGATATTCACATATGTAGAAg AAAGTTTATGCCCAAAGTATCAGCAGCCCAATACTGCAGTCATCTACGTCAATTGATCACATCTATTGGGGATTTCTATGGAAGTGGCAAGAAATTTCCGGAATCTGTGCCGGAATCACTCAGCAAATATGAGATAGTAGTAGAGcc TGAAGCGGGTCCATTGATGGTGTCCCCCACTGGTCAGTTCATCACCCCATCATCGTGCCCAGCTGATGAACTCATAACATTCATCACTCATCATTTAGATGAAGCCACTTTGTTACTTACTGAATATAGCAT cAATAAACACGTTGAGAAAAAGCTATGTAAAGAGGTCAAGGAACGCTTTGGTCTCATAGATTTGAATAAAGATGACAGCATCACCCCTGGTCTCATGATAATGTGTTGTCAGAGACTTCTCACGAGAATAGATAAACTTGATAcg aaattaAAAGGGAACATTCTTTATGTGACACATTACTACTCAGTTTTATCCGAGGGTGTGTTATGCATACCGTGGAATTtcaaatga
- the LOC116768380 gene encoding T-cell activation inhibitor, mitochondrial isoform X1, which translates to MYSKIKIRCGRLIGIISRNLSSAEISTALRPFYFSVHPDLFGKYPEQRKTNEHSLQQLSALLEAQQSNRNMTMSTLPFYLRQKDMPEGNFKLVNINLNSKNVRETVVKILNACDISTNYVDKIPRSAPKSINRDIDFTKAYKEYDTEFEKTVRMKRKVEEKKAITNIIDWISDNSLHGREKYELTSATREQVKSLINELCNIYGIKEVKYDSGWNISHIRGALQSLVSMASQHSKHMKNLKGFQCRTIALGQFTGVSLDGDVFLNIIDVRNEWLSLIKKVSQEDGALTEIPNYEKALSSILRDIHICRRKFMPKVSAAQYCSHLRQLITSIGDFYGSGKKFPESVPESLSKYEIVVEPEAGPLMVSPTGQFITPSSCPADELITFITHHLDEATLLLTEYSINKHVEKKLCKEVKERFGLIDLNKDDSITPGLMIMCCQRLLTRIDKLDTKLKGNILYVTHYYSVLSEGVLCIPWNFK; encoded by the exons atgtatagcaAAATCAAAATACG atGTGGTCGTCTTATAGGAATTATAAGTAGAAATTTAAGTTCTGCTGAAATATCTACTGCTCTAAGACCCTTCTACTTTAGTGTTCACCCTGATCTTTTTGGGAAGTACCCAGAACAAAGA aaaACAAATGAACATTCTCTCCAACAACTGAGTGCTTTGTTGGAAGCACAGCAATCTAATCGTAATATGACAATGTCAACACtaccattttatttacgtCAAAAGGATATGCCAGAAG GTAACTTCAAATTAGTTAACATTAATcttaatagtaaaaatgtGAGAGAAACCGTAGTGAAGATCTTAAATGCTTGTGATATATCAACTAACTATGTAGACAAAATACCAAGGAGCGCACCCAAATCTATCAACAG gGATATAGATTTCACAAAGGCTTATAAAGAATATGATACGGAATTTGAAAAAACTGTACGAATGAAAAGAAAAGTGGAGGAAAAGAAAGCTATAACTAACATaat TGACTGGATATCTGATAATAGTCTACATGGCAGAGAAAAGTATGAACTGACGAGTGCAACACGCGAGCAAGTGAAGTCTCTTATAAATGAGCTCTGCAATATTTATGGTATAAAAGAA GTAAAGTATGACAGTGGTTGGAATATCAGTCACATTAGAGGTGCCTTGCAGAGTCTAGTGTCTATGGCCTCACAGCATTCAAAGCACATGAAGAATTTGAAAGGTTTTCAat GTAGAACTATTGCATTGGGACAATTCACGGGTGTCAGTTTAGACGGTGacgtttttcttaatataattgatgttAGAAACGAATGGCTCTCG CTTATCAAAAAAGTCAGTCAAGAAGATGGTGCCTTAACTGAAATTCCCAATTATGAGAAAGCCCTGTCTAGTATTTTAAGAGATATTCACATATGTAGAAg AAAGTTTATGCCCAAAGTATCAGCAGCCCAATACTGCAGTCATCTACGTCAATTGATCACATCTATTGGGGATTTCTATGGAAGTGGCAAGAAATTTCCGGAATCTGTGCCGGAATCACTCAGCAAATATGAGATAGTAGTAGAGcc TGAAGCGGGTCCATTGATGGTGTCCCCCACTGGTCAGTTCATCACCCCATCATCGTGCCCAGCTGATGAACTCATAACATTCATCACTCATCATTTAGATGAAGCCACTTTGTTACTTACTGAATATAGCAT cAATAAACACGTTGAGAAAAAGCTATGTAAAGAGGTCAAGGAACGCTTTGGTCTCATAGATTTGAATAAAGATGACAGCATCACCCCTGGTCTCATGATAATGTGTTGTCAGAGACTTCTCACGAGAATAGATAAACTTGATAcg aaattaAAAGGGAACATTCTTTATGTGACACATTACTACTCAGTTTTATCCGAGGGTGTGTTATGCATACCGTGGAATTtcaaatga